The genomic interval CCCCGGTTCCCTTATACTTTGACCAAGATGGGAACTCACATAAAAGGGCGTGATCGATCCATATTCCTTTAATCACAATACGACATTATAACTATCATCAAAAATTAAAATGACTGTTGTTTACTTAACAATCTGGGAAATTAACCAAAAATGATGTATAACTTTAACTTTTGGATCAAATATTATAGTTGATGAAAATGAAGGGAGGTTGCAACAATGGACTCACAACGTGCACAAGAAATTGCTTCTTCAGCGACAATGGCTAATGTAACCTATAATGGACAAAATATTTATATTGAACATGTCGATCAGCAAAATGGAACAGCTACAATTCATCCACTTGACAATCCAAATGAAAAACAAAGTGTTTCTGTATCTAGCTTAAATGAACAATAGTGAGATAATCATGAAAATAATAATAAAAAAAGACAGTAGGCTTAGGCTTACTCTTTTTTTTTATTATTATTTTTCTATTTATTCTATAATAGAGGTATTCTACTATAGACGACTACGGATAATACATACAAAAAATTCACCTTGCGAGAGGGTACTATATTATAAATAAAAGAAATAATATTATTTAAATGTTGTGTTAAATCCTTATCCGTCTGATAAAAGGAGGAAAGAATGATGATAAAAGATTTTTGGATAAATTTACCTGTTGAAAATATTGACCAATCAATCGAATTTTATCGCAATCTAGGCTTTACAATTAATAAGTCTCATGGTCAAAGTGATCAAGCGCAATTAATTATCGGGGATCAGCAAGCTAATGTGATGCTTTTTCATGAAGCTGCTTTTAAAAATTTTACGAGCCATGAAATTGTTGACACAAAGCAAGCTACTGAAGTTTTACTTTCTATTAGTGCGGAAAGCAGAGAAGAAGTAGATGAATTAGCAAATAAAGCGGTAAAGGCTGGCGGGAAAATCTTTGGCGAACCTGCAGAACATCAAGGCTGGATGTATGGCTGCGGATTTACTGACTTGGATGGTCATCGCTGGAATGTATTATATATGGATATGAGTAAGATGGCGAATGCGTAAGATTAAAATCTTTCCAGTCATGAGGTGACATGTAAGAAAGATCACCTCTTTATCATAAATAGCCTGAAAAATTCGGATCATGCGTAAATGAAATCCATCCCACAGATTGCCTTATCAATTGTTATTCCATATAATTAATAAGAGGATGTTTTTCAAATAAAAATGAATGATAATTCATTCATTTGGCTGAGGGGTGGTAAAATGAATTTATCTTCACGGTTATCACAAACAGTAAAAGAGTATGGCGATAAGCCAGCGTTTATTTTTGAAGGGACTGAAACGTCATATTCGCAACTTGAGGGAGAAATTAACAAATTTGCGAATCGTTTACGAGAGTTAGGAATTAAAAAAGGCGATCACGTAGCCATTATTTTAGGAAACTCACCGTATTTTGTCATTTCATTGTATGGGGCATTAAAAGTAGGAGCAACCATCATTCCAGTAAATCCAATTTATACACCATATGAAATCGCTTATATCATTAATAATGGGGATGTAAAAGCAGTGGTTACATTAGATCTTCTCATTCCATTATTAGAAAACCTACATGAGCGGATACAAATGATTGAGCATATCATTGTGTGTGAAACCCCCCTTAGTGAAAACAAAGAAGAGCTAGATATTACAAAGCTATCAATCTTCCATAAGATGGTATCATTTACAAAACTACTTTCAACAAGTTCTTCCCAATTTGATGGCCCAGTGTTGGAAGATGAAGATGTAGCGGTTATTCTATATACATCAGGTACAACTGGAAAGCCCAAGGGAGCTATGCTTACACATAAAAATTTATACAGTAATGCAATTGATACTGCGAACTATTTGAAAATATCTAAAAATGACGTAATTGTAACAGCCTTGCCAATGTTTCATGTTTTCTGTTTAACCGTAGCTTTAAATGCTCCGTTAATGAACGGTGCTACATTACTGATTGTCCCTAGATTTAGCCCGCAAGTGATTACACATTTAATTAAAACTTATCATGCAACATTGTTTGCTGGTGTTCCAACAATGTACAATTTTTTACTTCAATATGAGAATGCAAGTCAGGAAGATGTACAAACATTAAGATTATGTATATCTGGCGGTGCTTCTATGCCAGTTGCTTTATTAAAGGGCTTTGAGCAAAAATACAAGGTTATTGTTTCAGAAGGATATGGTTTATCTGAAGCGTCGCCTGTGACATGTTTCAACCCGCTTGATCGACCTAGAAAACCGGGTTCGATTGGTACAAGTATTATCAATGTAGAAAATAAAGTTGTTAATGAATTAGGTGAAGAATGTCAGCCGAATCAAGTTGGTGAGCTCATCGTAAAGGGACCTAATGTCATGAAAGGGTATTATAAAATGCCAGAGGAAACAGCTTATACGATTCGTGATGGATGGCTATATACAGGTGATCTAGCAAGACAAGATGAAGAAGGCTATTTCTATATAGTTGACCGTAAGAAGGATATGATTATCGTTGGCGGATATAATGTGTATCCACGTGAAGTAGAAGAGGTTATATACAGTCATCGTGATGTTGTAGAGGTTGCTGTATTAGGTGTCCCTGACTCTAATCTTGGTGAAGCTGTTAAATGTTTTGTTGTTGTAAAAAACAATGAGTTAACAGAAGAATTGTTAATTGAATACTGTAAAGAACATTTAGCGAAGTATAAAGTTCCAGGTTCTATCGAATTTTTAGAAGAACTTCCTAAAAATACGACAGGTAAAATTTTAAGAAGAGCTCTTAAACAACAAATTTTACAAAAATAGTATTTTAATAGAATTATGGAACGAATTAATTTTTTTAAGAATAATAAATTGTCACTAAGAAGAAAAACACAGATATCCTTATCATATCTGTGTTTTTTGCTGTTTAATTGAAAATAAACGATGTTTTAAAGAAAAAAATATTATGAAAATATTCGAAATATATTGAACTAATTAATAGTTATTGTATAATTTAATCAATAAAAGCGTAAAAGCATAACAGGACAAAAGTGCTAAAAGGGGGATTATTTCATGAAAAAGGGTATGAAATTGGGAGTAGGTTTGATGTTAGCTAGCTTTCTAGCAATCACAGGCTGTGGCAATAATGATAGTTCAAAAGAAGGAGCAAGTCAGGGGTCAGGTTCAGAAGGTGGAAAAACCTATAAAATTGGTGTGAACCAAATTGTTGAGCATCAATCACTTGATTCAGCATTAGAAGGATTTAAAGCAGCTTTAAAGGAAAAGGGATTAGAAGTTGAATATGATGTTCAAATCGCCCAAGGTGATCAAAATAATAGCCAAACAATTGCAACAAACTTTGTTGGGGATGGAGTCGATTTAATCTTCGCTAACTCAACACCAAGTGCTCAAAGTGCATTAAATGCAACATCTGATATTCCGATTGTTTTTACATCTGTAACAGATCCAGTTGGAGCAAGTTTAGTAAAAAGCTTTGAAGAGCCGGGTGCAAACATTACTGGTACAACAGACACACACCCAGATGCGATTCCAAATACAGTTAAATTCATTAATGAAAATATCGAAGGTAATAAAGTAGGAATGATTTATAATTCTGGTGAGCAAAACTCTGTTGCACAAATTGACCTTGTTAAAGAGGCGATGAAAGGCACTGAGTTAGAAGTTGTAGAAGCATCTGTATCAACATCAGCAGAAGTAAAGCAAGCGACAGAATCATTAGTTGGAAAAGTAGATTCATTATACGTAATCACAGATAATACGGTTGTTTCAGCACTTGAAAGTGTCATAGGTGTTGCAAGTGATTCAGACATTCCGTTATTTGTCGGTGAATTAGATTCTGTAAAACGTGGCGGATTCGCGGCATACGGATTTGACTACTATGATATCGGCTTTGAAGCGGGAGAAATGGCTGCAAGTATTTTAACTGGTGAGAAGAAAGCAAGTGAGCTTCCCGTTCAATATCCACAAAAGCTGAAATTACAAATTAACGCAAAAGCAGCAGAAGATATGGGAATTGAGATTAAGGAAGAATGGAAAGAAGAAGCAGAAATTATTGAATAAAGGTGATAAGTTATGTTTACAGCCCTATTTGGATCAGTAGAGTCAGGCTTAATCTATGCGATTATGGCTCTAGGAGTATACCTGTCATTTCGAATATTAGACTTCCCAGATTTAACAGTCGACGGTAGCTTTGTAACAGGTGCTGCAATAAGCGCTGTTCTGATTGTTAATGGTGTTAATCCTTTCTTAGCTACATTAGTCGCATTAATGATTGGCTTTTTAGCTGGCTGTATCACAGGGTTGCTGCATACGAAAGGAAATATTAACCCACTATTAGCGGGGATTTTAATGATGATTGCCCTATATTCGATTAATCTTAGAATTATGGGGAAATCAAATGTACCACTTTTACAAGAAGACACTGTGTTTACACTTATTTTGGATTTCTGGAATAAGCTTGGGATTGATGCCTTTTTACAGCAGCTTTTCGTATCAATTGGCTTAGAAGGATTTATTCCAAAAACATGGTCAATTGTTGTAACGATGCTCGTTTTAATTTTAGTTATGAAATATTTATTAGACTATTTCCTAAAAACAGAGATAGGTCTTGCGATTCGCGCAGTTGGTGATAATCAAAATATGATTACAAGCTTTTCAGCGAATACAGACATGTTAAAAATTGTTGGTCTTGGACTTTCAAATGCACTTGTTGCATTTTCAGGTGCGTTTGTAGCTCAATATGGTGGATTTAGTGATATAGGTATGGGAATTGGTATGATCGTAATTGGTTTAGCTTCTGTCATTATTGGTGAAGCAATTGTTGGTGTGAAAACGATCATGCGTGCAACTGTGGCTGTTATTATTGGTGCGATTATTTACCGTTTGATTGTCGCAATGGCGCTTCGTGTGAATTTCTTAGACACAGGTGACATGAAACTTATTACCGCACTTATTGTTATCGGTGCACTAGTTATCCCGCAAATTATTGAGAAACAAAAGGACCAACGGAAAAGAAACTTACGCAGAAAGAGGGGTGTAAGTGTTGCTACAACTAAAGCAGATCTATAAGGTTTTTAATGAAGGTTCAGTAGATGAAAAGGTGGCATTAAACCATCTGTCATTAGATTTAAATGAGGGTGATTTTGTCACAGTTATTGGTAGTAATGGTGCCGGGAAATCAACATTACTAAACGCGATTGCCGGCCGACTGATTCCAGATGAAGGAGATGTTCTGATAAAAGATAAGTTGATGAATCATGTACGTGAACATCAACGCTCAAGATATATCGGACGTGTCTTTCAAGATCCTATGGCTGGTACATCACCAACGCTTACAATAGAGGAAAACCTGGCGATAGCGTATTCCCGTGTTCACAAACGTACGTTAAAACCTGGTGTTACATCTAAGCGACGTATGTATTTTAAGGAACAGTTAGAGATGTTGGGATTAGGACTTGAAAATCGTTTATCAGCTAAGGTTGGTCTTCTTTCTGGTGGTGAACGCCAAGCACTTTCATTACTAATGGCAACATTTACTAAACCTGATATTTTATTATTAGATGAACATACTGCAGCACTTGATCCATCACGAGCAGAGCTGATAACCAGTTTAACAAAAAAGCTTGTTGAAAATGGAAACTTAACAACATTAATGATTACACATAACATGCAACAGGCAGTTGATTTAGGAAATCGTCTTATTATGATGGATAAAGGAAATATTGTGTTTAAAGCAGAAGGAGAGGAAAAACAAGGACTCACTGTTACCTCCTTGCTTGAAGAATTCTCTAAAATAAAATCTGGCGGTACATTATCTGACAAAGCTTTGCTTATATAAAAAAGTCCTGCTCTACTTCGCATTAAGCGAAGAGGGGCAGGATCTTTTTTATTCTTTAAAAAGTATGAATATGCAATAATTTATTTATCTTTCCAATTTTTTACCTTGGCAACTAATTATGTATTTTAAACCGGCATGTGCATCACTAAATGTAAGGATATCTCTAAATTCTCGAATATTCAGGGCTAATTTTGGTTTTATTCCGACAACAATAAATTCTACTCCAATTAATTTCAAACAATCATATAATTTTTGGAGATTTTGTCTAACACTGTCATCAAAACTGTTAATCCCTCTTAGACTGATCATGACATATTCAATACCCTTAGAAACACATTCCTCTAAAACAGTTGATATGAGGGTTTCTCCACGAGATAAGTCTAATTCACCTACCAGCGTTAAGGCAATCGTTTTCTCCCAAATATTTAGTATTGGGGCTGATAAATCCTTGATTAACTTTTCTTTTTTCATTTCTTCCTCTGCTTGTAAGGTGACATCCATTAGCATCACCATGTAGCCTTCAATTTGTTCTGGATTATTATTACTTTTAATAGTTGTAATGACGATATCAGCAACAAATTTTCCACGAATATTAATTCTTGCTCTATGGCCTTCCTGCAATTCTTTCATAATATTTCGTTGGTAAATAGGTTTTTTATGAAAATAATCCATCTTTAATCCGATCATGTCCTCTGCTTTTGTCAGACCAAACAATGGTGCAATTGCTGTAAGAGATACAGTTGCTTTTGTATTCATCCATGTAATAGTAAATTCCTTATCAGCGATAATAATATTTTCTCCAATACTATTTAAAGCTTCTGTACCTGATATATTAATGGGTATTGGTCGATTCATCGTTTTTCCACCTTGTATACAATTTAATTAATTATATACCATCATACCTGTACTTTTAAAACATGAATGTAAAGGAAAATAATAATGAGGTTTATAACAAGCAATCTTTTTCTACTTGTACTTAGTTTTTCTTCTAAATTTCCGAATTGAAAGTTTTACACGGATTTACAAAAACTTTTGTTATCCTCATTCTACACATCATATAAACTTAAATAATGATGAGAAGTGATTATGTAAAGTGGAGGTGTTAATATGGGTAGAGGAATTCATTTTGATAATGAAGAACTTATTTTAATACTAACGGGCTTAACATCATACTTAGCTTTAAAAAGAAAAATAAAAATGCCATATCATACGATCGAAAATGTTTTAGTAGATCATTTTCAAGCCCCGCAATGGATGCTAAGAATGCCAGGTACTTCAATTTCTCTATTAAATATTTATGAAGGTAGTTTTAAGTATGCAAATGAATGGTATTTCCTTTCTTATGAAAGGACACAACCATTAATTATGATAGAACTGAACGGACATGAAAAATATAAATATGTCATCTTTCAATTAGATGATCCTACTAATGTAGCTGCAGAGATACGGAGACGATTAAGATGAAGGTCAAATTTCATTTGAAAGGTAAAAGAAAAGTCTTTCATAACGCAGATGAAGGCCAAATTTCATTTAAAAGGTAAAAGAAGAGTCCTTCATAAAGTTGATGAAGGACTCTTATATAAATCTATATTTGTTATTAAACACTAGGAATCATATGTGTTTGAAACTGATTGTCCCAATAAAGGAACACGCAAAATGAATGGCATCTCAAATGTCAAACAATTGGAGTGTCGTTCTGAACGAGATCATTTATTGAAATATTTTCACATTTTTTATTCCGTTTAAAGCTTCTTCATCCACAATTACAGTCGTATTCTGATGCTCTTTTAAAATAGATGCCGGGAAGCTTTCGCTTACATCTCCATTAAACAGTTTAACAACCGCATCTTGCTTTGCTTTGCCGGATACTAAAAGCAAGATTTCCTTACTTTTTACAATTGTATTGATCCCCATCGTAATGGCTTGTGTTGGAACTTCTTCTAAATTGTCGAAATAGCGAGCATTTGCTTCTCTTGTTGATGGAGCCAAATCTACAACATGTGTCTTTGATTGAAAGGAAGTTCCAGGTTCATTAAACCCAATATGACCGTTACTGCCAATACCTAATAACTGAAGATCGATTCCGCCATGTTGCTGAATCTTCCTTTCATACTCAGCACACTCTGCTTGTAAATCTGAATTTACGCCAGAGGGGATATTTGTTGATGAAGGATTGATATTAATGTGCTTAAATAGGTTTTCATACATGTATTGATAGTAACTATTATGATCTTCCTTTGAAAGCCCGATATATTCATCTAAATTAAAACTAGTAACATGAGCATATGATGTACCATTTCGCTTATGATCCTCAATTAAATGTTCGTAAACTCCTTTTGGTGTTCCTCCAGTAGCTAAACCAAGCGTTAAATTAGGTGATTGATTTATCTTTTTAATGATATATTCAGCAGCTGCCTGACTCATTTCTTGATAGTCTTTCACTTCAATTATCTTCAAAGTTCTCATCTCCCATTAATTTCATTATTTTTCAATGCTGTTCATAAAGACGAGGTTGATTTATTTACTTTGTAAATGCGATTTTTCCATTACATAAAGTCATAAATACATCCATCTGTTCATCAAGTACAACAATATCCGCATCCTTTCCAAGGGCAATGCTTCCTTTGCGGTTAAATAGATTCAATTGTTTTGCAGGGTTTTCCGAGGTCATTTTTATGGCGCTTTTTATAGTGCAATTTGTAAATTCTTGAATATTTTTAAAAGCATCCTTCATTTTTAATACACTACCAGCTAAGGTATCTTCATCTAGTAAAGCTTTCCCATCCTTTACTGTTACCATTTGGCCTCCTAGGTCATATACCCCGTTTTCCAGCCATTTCGCTCTCATTGAATCAGTTATTAATATCATGCGTTCATCAGTAATTTGATTGAAGGATAGTTTCACCATTTCTGGTCGTACATGAATACCATCAGCTATAATTTCGACCATAACATCTTTGTTTAGAAATGCTGCGCCAACAATGCCTGGATCGCGATGGTGCAGACCTGTCATCTGGTTGAAAAGGTGTGTGATATGACTAACACCATTTTCGATCGCTTCTATTGCTTGATCATATGTTGCCTCGGAATGAGCCATAGAAGCGACAATGCCTTGATTTTTAAGATAATGTAAAAGTTCACTGCCACCTGGTTGCTCAGGTGCAAGGGTAACAAGCTTAATATGATTGTCTGCGAGTGCTTGCCATTTCTTAAAGAGATCAACATTTGGCTGTAAAATATGCTTAATTGGCTGTGCACCAGCTTTTTCTTTATGAATAAATGGGCCTTCCAAATGAATGCCGATAATTTCTGCCTGACCGGATGTTTGTAAGGAATTAATATAATCACTAGCATTTTGTAATGCCTTATCTATAGCATCTGTATCCTCTGTCATCGTTGTTGCTAAAAAGCTAGTTGTTCCTTCACGCGGAAGTGTTGATGCCATTACATCTAACGCTTCCTTCGTAGCATCCATTGTATCGCTGCCATTTGCTCCATGAATATGGACATCGATCATGCCTGGGATAATACTATAGTTGTCAGGAACATTTATTATTTGATACTCAGATGTGTTCGGAAGTTGATTTAAAGATCCAACTTCAATAATTTTACCGTCATCTATCTTAATATAACCATTTTGAATGACTTGATTTTCTGCATAAATTGTTCCTTGTTGAAGAATTACTTTTGCTGAAAATGAATTCATATGAATGTACTCCTTCTTTTTCTAACTGTTAAGTTGAGAATATCATTTAAAAATAAAGTTGTCTATACCAGTTAATAGTAAACTTATTTGTTTTCGTGATATTCCAGCGAAAAACAACAAAAATTGGTATAGACATCTAGATGATTAGGTGTTACTATATTCCTGTGAAACGCTTTCAAGAAAAGTGTTTTCTAAAAAGAAGTATACCCTTTAAAGGAATGGTTTACATTTAGTAGTAAGAAGTTATCCTTTTTTAGTTTTTATTAAAGGCTCTTTTCTAAAAGATTGTTGTTTTATAAATACATTTTGTGAAGTAAACATTGATAAGTTGATTGGAGCGGAAGGTGCGAGGCGCCGATAAGGCTCACCGCTCGCTCTGTGGAAAGCGAGCAGCCTGTAACAAAAAATCAACGATTCTTTGCCCTTTGTTAAAAGCAACAAAGGTTACGAAAACAGCCTAATTAAAAAATCTTCAGAAAAAAGATGGGGGGAAATTAGTATGATGAAATATTTACAA from Metabacillus sediminilitoris carries:
- a CDS encoding fatty acid--CoA ligase family protein, which gives rise to MNLSSRLSQTVKEYGDKPAFIFEGTETSYSQLEGEINKFANRLRELGIKKGDHVAIILGNSPYFVISLYGALKVGATIIPVNPIYTPYEIAYIINNGDVKAVVTLDLLIPLLENLHERIQMIEHIIVCETPLSENKEELDITKLSIFHKMVSFTKLLSTSSSQFDGPVLEDEDVAVILYTSGTTGKPKGAMLTHKNLYSNAIDTANYLKISKNDVIVTALPMFHVFCLTVALNAPLMNGATLLIVPRFSPQVITHLIKTYHATLFAGVPTMYNFLLQYENASQEDVQTLRLCISGGASMPVALLKGFEQKYKVIVSEGYGLSEASPVTCFNPLDRPRKPGSIGTSIINVENKVVNELGEECQPNQVGELIVKGPNVMKGYYKMPEETAYTIRDGWLYTGDLARQDEEGYFYIVDRKKDMIIVGGYNVYPREVEEVIYSHRDVVEVAVLGVPDSNLGEAVKCFVVVKNNELTEELLIEYCKEHLAKYKVPGSIEFLEELPKNTTGKILRRALKQQILQK
- a CDS encoding small acid-soluble spore protein H — its product is MDSQRAQEIASSATMANVTYNGQNIYIEHVDQQNGTATIHPLDNPNEKQSVSVSSLNEQ
- a CDS encoding ABC transporter permease; this encodes MFTALFGSVESGLIYAIMALGVYLSFRILDFPDLTVDGSFVTGAAISAVLIVNGVNPFLATLVALMIGFLAGCITGLLHTKGNINPLLAGILMMIALYSINLRIMGKSNVPLLQEDTVFTLILDFWNKLGIDAFLQQLFVSIGLEGFIPKTWSIVVTMLVLILVMKYLLDYFLKTEIGLAIRAVGDNQNMITSFSANTDMLKIVGLGLSNALVAFSGAFVAQYGGFSDIGMGIGMIVIGLASVIIGEAIVGVKTIMRATVAVIIGAIIYRLIVAMALRVNFLDTGDMKLITALIVIGALVIPQIIEKQKDQRKRNLRRKRGVSVATTKADL
- a CDS encoding ABC transporter ATP-binding protein, producing the protein MLQLKQIYKVFNEGSVDEKVALNHLSLDLNEGDFVTVIGSNGAGKSTLLNAIAGRLIPDEGDVLIKDKLMNHVREHQRSRYIGRVFQDPMAGTSPTLTIEENLAIAYSRVHKRTLKPGVTSKRRMYFKEQLEMLGLGLENRLSAKVGLLSGGERQALSLLMATFTKPDILLLDEHTAALDPSRAELITSLTKKLVENGNLTTLMITHNMQQAVDLGNRLIMMDKGNIVFKAEGEEKQGLTVTSLLEEFSKIKSGGTLSDKALLI
- the nagB gene encoding glucosamine-6-phosphate deaminase, which produces MKIIEVKDYQEMSQAAAEYIIKKINQSPNLTLGLATGGTPKGVYEHLIEDHKRNGTSYAHVTSFNLDEYIGLSKEDHNSYYQYMYENLFKHININPSSTNIPSGVNSDLQAECAEYERKIQQHGGIDLQLLGIGSNGHIGFNEPGTSFQSKTHVVDLAPSTREANARYFDNLEEVPTQAITMGINTIVKSKEILLLVSGKAKQDAVVKLFNGDVSESFPASILKEHQNTTVIVDEEALNGIKNVKIFQ
- the nagA gene encoding N-acetylglucosamine-6-phosphate deacetylase produces the protein MNSFSAKVILQQGTIYAENQVIQNGYIKIDDGKIIEVGSLNQLPNTSEYQIINVPDNYSIIPGMIDVHIHGANGSDTMDATKEALDVMASTLPREGTTSFLATTMTEDTDAIDKALQNASDYINSLQTSGQAEIIGIHLEGPFIHKEKAGAQPIKHILQPNVDLFKKWQALADNHIKLVTLAPEQPGGSELLHYLKNQGIVASMAHSEATYDQAIEAIENGVSHITHLFNQMTGLHHRDPGIVGAAFLNKDVMVEIIADGIHVRPEMVKLSFNQITDERMILITDSMRAKWLENGVYDLGGQMVTVKDGKALLDEDTLAGSVLKMKDAFKNIQEFTNCTIKSAIKMTSENPAKQLNLFNRKGSIALGKDADIVVLDEQMDVFMTLCNGKIAFTK
- a CDS encoding VOC family protein, whose translation is MIKDFWINLPVENIDQSIEFYRNLGFTINKSHGQSDQAQLIIGDQQANVMLFHEAAFKNFTSHEIVDTKQATEVLLSISAESREEVDELANKAVKAGGKIFGEPAEHQGWMYGCGFTDLDGHRWNVLYMDMSKMANA
- a CDS encoding ABC transporter substrate-binding protein: MKKGMKLGVGLMLASFLAITGCGNNDSSKEGASQGSGSEGGKTYKIGVNQIVEHQSLDSALEGFKAALKEKGLEVEYDVQIAQGDQNNSQTIATNFVGDGVDLIFANSTPSAQSALNATSDIPIVFTSVTDPVGASLVKSFEEPGANITGTTDTHPDAIPNTVKFINENIEGNKVGMIYNSGEQNSVAQIDLVKEAMKGTELEVVEASVSTSAEVKQATESLVGKVDSLYVITDNTVVSALESVIGVASDSDIPLFVGELDSVKRGGFAAYGFDYYDIGFEAGEMAASILTGEKKASELPVQYPQKLKLQINAKAAEDMGIEIKEEWKEEAEIIE
- a CDS encoding STAS domain-containing protein; amino-acid sequence: MNRPIPINISGTEALNSIGENIIIADKEFTITWMNTKATVSLTAIAPLFGLTKAEDMIGLKMDYFHKKPIYQRNIMKELQEGHRARINIRGKFVADIVITTIKSNNNPEQIEGYMVMLMDVTLQAEEEMKKEKLIKDLSAPILNIWEKTIALTLVGELDLSRGETLISTVLEECVSKGIEYVMISLRGINSFDDSVRQNLQKLYDCLKLIGVEFIVVGIKPKLALNIREFRDILTFSDAHAGLKYIISCQGKKLER